GAATACGTGGTGGACTTTTTGCCTAAAGTGAAAGTCGAAGTCGCCGTCATTGATGAGATGGTTGAGCCTGCAATTGAAGCCATCACTCGCATCGCCAGCACCGGTAAAATCGGCGATGGCAAGATTTTTGTCACGCCACTTGAGCAAGTCATTCGTATACGTACGGGTGAAACAGGTCCTGATGCTATCTGATAGCTTTCAACGCTATTAGACAGATAAACAGCCTTGCCCACTATTGGTGCAAGTATGATTTAAAGATCGCAACTGCTCAATGAAGGACGTTTAAAAGCACGCCTAACTATCGCATTGTCAATTCAAGGGGGAATTAAGATGCAAAGTCAGATTTTTGAGCTACAATACGCACTCGACACGTTTTATTTTTTGGTATGTGGAGCACTGGTCATGTGGATGGCCGCTGGCTTTACAATGTTAGAAGCTGGCTTGGTTCGATCAAAAAATACAGTTGAGATTCTCACTAAGAATATCTCACTATTCGCCACCGCTTGTACCATGTACATGATATGCGGTTATGCCATTATGTATGATGGCAACCTCTTTCTAAGCGGTATAGCAGGTGGTGAGACCTTGGTAAATGATGCCTTGATAGCGTCAGCTAGTAACGGCTTTGATGGGGATTCGGTCTACTCTGCAGCGTCTGACTTCTTCTTCCAAGTGGTCTTCGTCGCTACCTGTATGTCAATTGTCTCAGGGGCTGTTGCTGAGCGCATGAAACTCTGGGCTTTTTTGCTATTTGCCGTTGTAATGACCGGCTTTATCTATCCTTTAGAAGGCAGCTGGACTTGGGGTGAAAAGGACGTCTTGGGCTTGTTTAGCTTAAGCGAAATGGGGTTTTCTGATTTTGCTGGATCTGGTATCGTCCATATGGCAGGGGCTGCTGCTGCACTATCAGGTGTATTGCTTTTAGGCGCACGTAAAGGCAAGTATGGTCTTAACGGTGAGATTCGTGCGATTCCAGGAGCGAATCTACCACTAGCCGCACTTGGTACGCTTATTTTATGGATGGGCTGGTTCGGCTTTAATGGTGGTTCGGTTCTTAAACTGGGGGATATTGCCAGCGCCAACTCAGTCGCTATGGTATTCGTAAACACCAATGCTGCTGCAGCAGGTGGCGCCATTGGTGCTTTACTGCTAGCACGTGCTATCTTCGGCAAAGCAGACTTAACCATGCTCTTAAATGGTGCATTGGCAGGTCTGGTCGCGATTACCGCAGAGCCTTCGACCCCGTCAGTGTTGCAAGCGACACTTTTCGGAATATGCGCTGGCGCCATCGTCGTTGTATCCATCTTGGCTTTAGATAGAATCAAAATCGACGATCCAGTTGGTGCTATTTCGGTACACGGAGTTGCCGGTCTCTTTGGTCTGTTAATTGTACCTATTACTAATTCCTCAGCCAGCTTCATCGGTCAAGTCGTAGGTGCAGTCACTATCTTTGCTTGGGTATTTATTACCAGCGCCATTGTGTGGGCGATTATTAAAGCAGTGATTGGTTTGCGTATATCTGAAGAGCATGAATACGAAGGTGCTGATATAGCAGAGTGCGGAATGGAGGCTTATCCTGAATTCACCCATTAACTACTTGAATAGATAAAGCGACAGGCTTTATCTACTAAAAAACCCGCATAACCGATTGGTCATGCGGGTTTTACTATTCTTAACTGACTGCTTTTATCTGACTGGGTTTTTTATGGTATTTTTTAATACAATATATCAATCAAGCAGAGTAGACATCAAAGGCTTACTTCTTTTTCCACGTTTGGCTACGTGAGAATGGGCCTAGGTAACCTTTTAGATTGAGGGTATTACCTTCCAAACTTGCGGTCATACGATAGGTTTTGTTTTTCTCAGGATCAGTGATATTACCACCGCTATACTTACCGCCACCGTCAGCTTTTAGACCAGAAATAACTGTCATGCCAACGTGCTTTTTGCCTTTCTCTGAGACAGTGCTGATGAGCTTACCGGTCAATACACCATTCGATTCAGTGATTTTGACCACACCCTTAGGCTTGCCGTCATCAAAGGTCTGCCAAGTAGTATTGGCTAACGGATCAGCAGCGAATGCCATAGTGGCCATGCTGATACCAGCAACTGCTAACATAGATTTTGTAAATAGTTTCATAGATCGACTCCTTTCTTACAATGATTATTCAAAACATGATAGTTTTGCGTTTTCCTATGCTATCGCTTGCCGATTACTAATAGTTATTAGTCATTTGAATCACACAGGCGATATCATTGATTTATCCATTATAGACAAAATTTTTACTTTGCCTAGTAATTTCTTTATAGCTTAACACCTCTATAATTTATCACTATATCAAATAGTTACAAGAAGGGATTGTCAATACTTTCATCTGATTGGTCATTTTTTTCTTTTGACGAAAGCGATTTTTTCATATTTTCATCTGATTTTTCAAAAGCTTGCAGTATTTTACTGGTGAGCTCATGCAGCTGTTTGGCTTGCTCATACCCTGACGCATCAAGATATAAATCTATGTCACCATAGATAATAATTTTATCTTCTTGGTTCTCTATGACCAGCTCACCAATCTGCATACTTTGATGGTTGTTCGCAAATGGATCAATCATGGTACTCTCCTCTATATTGACGAAACTATGCGTTTCTAGCTTGCAGTTGCTCCATTAGCCATTCAAGTATGGCCCAGACAAACAATAGCCATATAGGCTCCTCACCTGAAGAGTCTGACTCGTCTATATCCTCACCTGCTTTTAAGGGTAGATCTAAAGCTTCTGCCTTGGTTTGCTGATCCAGCACAGGCAAAACGTCAATACCAGTCTCGGCGGCTAACGCGTCGATGCTAATAACTTCTATGCGCTCAGACTCATCATTTGGCGCGTAATACACACCTGCTTGATTAATCGCTGGTATATAAACTGCCTTAAAAAAATGACTGGGTACCAGTACACGTCCTGCTAGCTGCTTGGTTTTTTTATTGGTAAAGGCAACCCCTGTTACCGTATACACTTCACCATATTGCTGAGTAAGGTAGCGCGTTGCAGACTCAATATTACGCCAAATATAGCGATTGTTACGCGGAGACTGCGGCGCAATATTGGCCAAACTAAAACTGTCATACTGCTGGCTACGATTGGCCATGTCACCATTCGGCGCTAAGTGCCCGCGATCATAGCCAGAGCCTGAATAATCTGATAGTTTGGCGCGTGCTGAGGTTGGTAGGCGGCTCTCTTCATGAAAGCTGTCCTCACGGTCGATAGTCTTAGCTTGCTGTAAACGCTTGCGGGTCAAGTGCTCTGCTGACCAGAGCGGTGTACGTGAGACACCAGAGTACATGACAGCAAAACCATCAAAACACAGCGGATGAGTATTGGTATTGAGCTTATTATTGACGAATTCAGGATATATCCCAGCATAAAAAGACTGGTTGCACTGAGTAAAGTCATCAGCATACACCGATGACATGCTTAATATACCCAACATGACCGTTACTATTGTCATTATTATGCGACTTTTCAGGCTATCTATGAGCCCATTCAAACTTACCATGCGGTTTCTTACCATTTATACTTGCCAATACGAAGACGCTATCCTAGCAGGCGTTTACCAATAAAGAAAGATAAGGCGCAAACCGTGACATTTCAAATCTTATCCGCTATACTTAGCCATTCAAAAATCGGTGAAGTGGGTGAGTGGCTGAAACCGCACGCCTGGAAAGTGTGTATACGTTCATAGCGTATCGAGGGTTCGAATCCCTCCTTCACCGCCAATCTTATAAAATCTTAGTTTTCCTAGCTTGTCCTAAACTATCCTATATACATCTTAAACCCTTTAAATATAACGCGTCTAGCGTTTTTTTTATGTCTGTCGTTTTCCCAGTCTATCCGAACATAACCCATCTATCCCGTGACTTGTGTTGGTCTATCTGTTGGTCTATGATTTCATTAGACCTCAAAAAGACCAACATTTAGGCTTTATAATTCAGCTTTAGACCAACGTTTTAGTTGTAACGCTTGAATCATATGGCTTGTAGCCACAGGAATAGACCAACATGCTAAGCGATAGTAAGATCCGCAAGCTTAAACCAAGTGAAAAATGCACGCCTTCGCGTCCTGACAAATACAGCGATCAGTATGGCCTACAGCTTTTGGTACGCAGTACGGGCACAAAAACATGGATAAGCGCTTATCGCTTTGATAACAAGCAGACGCGTATGACGCTTGGCACCTACCCCATTATGTCATTGTCTGAAGCAAGACAGGCCAACACTGAGATAAAGGCTCTGCTAGCTGACGGTATCGATCCAAAAAATAAAAAGCGTCAAGACAAACTTGCTAATATCCACGCGCAGAAATTTAATGACTACGCCTTAGAATGGCTCGCTGAGCGCCAGCGTAACGTCAAGCCTCGTACTTATCAGCAAGACTATAACCGTATGCATAAAGACGTGTTGCCACACTTTGAAGGCATCGTACTAAAAGATGTGAGCTTTGAAGATTGCCGATCAATGGCAGATGAGATCGAAAAGCGTGTGAACAAAGACGGTGAGCCGCCACGTGAGGTGACCAGACGCACTATCGATCTGGTGGCTAATGTTTTAAGACGTGCCAAACGCGAACGCATCATTGACCAAAACCCAATCGATGATCTAAAAGCACTCTACCCTAAAGCCAAAAGTCAGCACATGAAGCATGTGGATATCCATGAGCTGCCTGCCCTACTCCAAGCTATCGAGGGCTATCATGGTCATGATCAAACCCGCTTAGGTATGAAATTTTTAGCCTATTCATTTTGTCGTACTATTGAGCTACGTATGATGAAATGGGCACATATCGATTTCGCTAACCGCTTATGGCGTGTTGACATCGATAATCTTAAGATCGCGCGTAAACACGTCGTACCGCTGTCAGATCAGATGCTCGCAGTACTAGAAGAGATGAAAGGTATCACAGGGCAGTATGAATATGTGTTTTACCATACAGGTATGCATCAGCCCTATAGTGAGGAATTCATTAATAATGCACTAGATATACTAGGATATGCTGGTAAACAAACTGGACATGGCTTCCGTCATATCGCATCTACCAACCTCAATGAGCTTGGCTATATGGGTGACGCCATTGAGAAGCAAATGGCGCATGATAAAAAAAGCAGCATACGTGCGGTTTATAACCACGCGCAGCATTTAGAGGAGCGCCGTAAGATCATGCAGGTCTGGGCAGACTTTTTAGACCTACTCAGAGACACAGGCGAGGTTGTAGACTTTCAGACAGCGCGGCAGCAGATTGAGAAATCACTTAACGAGCGGACTCAATCATCACTATCAGATATGGATAGCGATGCTTTAATAAAAGCGCTAATAGACAAGGGCCTAAGCGCTGAAGATATACAGCAATTAACTAGTCCAAAGTAGTCTAAACCGATCTTGCCGGATTCATCGCAACAATCTGTATCATAGAGCCCATCCCGAATTCTGTGTAACTGCCATTTAGATTAAATGCTTACTGATACGATCATCAAACATAATCATAAAGCGATTCAAAGCAGACGTCCAGTTACGAATCGGCATCGACCACTTTTTAGAGGCCTGCTGGGTGGCTAAGTACACCACTTTGAATGCTGCCTGATCAGATGGGAACACCTTACGCTTATTCACCGCCGTCCGAATCACACTGTTTAGCGACTCTATCGCATTGGTGGTATAAATCACTTTTCATTCGCTTAGCTTTCTGAACTGACTCTAGTGTCTCTTGTATTTATGT
The sequence above is a segment of the Psychrobacter fulvigenes genome. Coding sequences within it:
- a CDS encoding P-II family nitrogen regulator — its product is MKLITAILKPFKLDDVREALSDIGVKGVTVTEVKGFGRQKGHTELYRGAEYVVDFLPKVKVEVAVIDEMVEPAIEAITRIASTGKIGDGKIFVTPLEQVIRIRTGETGPDAI
- a CDS encoding ammonium transporter; the protein is MQSQIFELQYALDTFYFLVCGALVMWMAAGFTMLEAGLVRSKNTVEILTKNISLFATACTMYMICGYAIMYDGNLFLSGIAGGETLVNDALIASASNGFDGDSVYSAASDFFFQVVFVATCMSIVSGAVAERMKLWAFLLFAVVMTGFIYPLEGSWTWGEKDVLGLFSLSEMGFSDFAGSGIVHMAGAAAALSGVLLLGARKGKYGLNGEIRAIPGANLPLAALGTLILWMGWFGFNGGSVLKLGDIASANSVAMVFVNTNAAAAGGAIGALLLARAIFGKADLTMLLNGALAGLVAITAEPSTPSVLQATLFGICAGAIVVVSILALDRIKIDDPVGAISVHGVAGLFGLLIVPITNSSASFIGQVVGAVTIFAWVFITSAIVWAIIKAVIGLRISEEHEYEGADIAECGMEAYPEFTH
- a CDS encoding tyrosine-type recombinase/integrase: MLSDSKIRKLKPSEKCTPSRPDKYSDQYGLQLLVRSTGTKTWISAYRFDNKQTRMTLGTYPIMSLSEARQANTEIKALLADGIDPKNKKRQDKLANIHAQKFNDYALEWLAERQRNVKPRTYQQDYNRMHKDVLPHFEGIVLKDVSFEDCRSMADEIEKRVNKDGEPPREVTRRTIDLVANVLRRAKRERIIDQNPIDDLKALYPKAKSQHMKHVDIHELPALLQAIEGYHGHDQTRLGMKFLAYSFCRTIELRMMKWAHIDFANRLWRVDIDNLKIARKHVVPLSDQMLAVLEEMKGITGQYEYVFYHTGMHQPYSEEFINNALDILGYAGKQTGHGFRHIASTNLNELGYMGDAIEKQMAHDKKSSIRAVYNHAQHLEERRKIMQVWADFLDLLRDTGEVVDFQTARQQIEKSLNERTQSSLSDMDSDALIKALIDKGLSAEDIQQLTSPK
- a CDS encoding DUF2147 domain-containing protein — its product is MKLFTKSMLAVAGISMATMAFAADPLANTTWQTFDDGKPKGVVKITESNGVLTGKLISTVSEKGKKHVGMTVISGLKADGGGKYSGGNITDPEKNKTYRMTASLEGNTLNLKGYLGPFSRSQTWKKK
- a CDS encoding DNA/RNA non-specific endonuclease, which encodes MTIVTVMLGILSMSSVYADDFTQCNQSFYAGIYPEFVNNKLNTNTHPLCFDGFAVMYSGVSRTPLWSAEHLTRKRLQQAKTIDREDSFHEESRLPTSARAKLSDYSGSGYDRGHLAPNGDMANRSQQYDSFSLANIAPQSPRNNRYIWRNIESATRYLTQQYGEVYTVTGVAFTNKKTKQLAGRVLVPSHFFKAVYIPAINQAGVYYAPNDESERIEVISIDALAAETGIDVLPVLDQQTKAEALDLPLKAGEDIDESDSSGEEPIWLLFVWAILEWLMEQLQARNA